One genomic window of Solanum stenotomum isolate F172 chromosome 9, ASM1918654v1, whole genome shotgun sequence includes the following:
- the LOC125876105 gene encoding receptor-like protein EIX1, whose translation MALSMNILHLTHFFMFFLFTFLYTLNISFISCHNNLNVSCIKIEKEALLNLKKGLIDPSSRLSSWIGDECCKWEGIVCHKKTRNVIKIKLRNTFNRVDDVGDGYQSYELGGVISPSLLDLKSLRYLDLSSNNFGGNQIPKFFGSFRKLRYLNLSNAGFGGPVPPHIGNLSRLHFLDLSSYSINEPFANNLKWLIGLQSLKYLNLGSVDLSKVKNHWLQSVDMIPSLLELHLPQCMLSNLPLSFEFFNLSSLLVLDLSNNGFSSLFPSWLSKLGKLAYLDLNSNVLRGAIPIELANMTSLQTLDLYGNSFLEGQLHEQLGNLCNLRELDLSLNNFTGDITKFIDGLSRCNESKLERLNLGYNAGLGGTLPHSIGFLKNLKYIELWKNSFVGMIPDSIGNLSSLEYLILVWNQMSGQIPVTLGKLSKLVVLDLFENNWWGVITEAHFTNLTSLKELYISSNSLPPSPPLVANVDTEWIPPFSLQYLKFRSCRFGPKFPMWIRHFTELQTLTFRRAGFSDTLPDWLWEMNWELEELDFGYNQLKGRVPTTLKFKPGSTVYLMSNLFEGPIPSWSSNVASISLSNNSFSGPVPFDIGYRYPDLTDLDLSQNSLNGTIPLSISKITNLVTLVLSNNHLTGEIPDFWDEVPILYTLDLSNNSFIGRVPSTLSTLNSLRFLMLSNNHLSGEFPLGFQNFSSMITLDLGNNQFSGELPSWIGEKMPVLLALSLQSNMFKGEIPREFCNMTSLHFIDVGSNNLSGKIPSCFGNLKGMTLDPESQRYEGQLNVFSKGRDLLYKDNLYLVNGIILSGNHLTGELPEELTNLSRMNTLNLSMNHLSGKIPEEIERLRQLETLDLSRNEIHGTIPAGMTSLTLLTHLNLSHNHLSGRVPTANQFNTFNDPSIYTGNPDLCGDPLQNKCKDETEEEPDLHQDPPYHSSPSEFGEMGFFVSIGVGFVVGFWGVCAILIIKSSWRHAYFQFVGYLGDKFFVIFILPCASWRRSRS comes from the coding sequence ATGGCACTTAGTATGAATATACTTCATCTAActcattttttcatgttttttctGTTCACATTTCTTTACACACTAAATATCAGCTTCATTTCTTGTCACAATAATCTTAATGTTAGTTGTATAAAAATAGAGAAGGAAGCTCTACttaatctcaagaaaggtcttATCGATCCTTCGAGTAGGCTTTCTTCTTGGATTGGAGATGAATGTTGTAAATGGGAAGGCATTGTGTGtcataaaaaaacaagaaatgtaATCAAGATCAAGCTACGTAACACTTTTAATCGCGTTGATGATGTAGGTGATGGATATCAAAGTTATGAACTTGGTGGTGTAATTAGTCCTTCTTTGCTTGACTTAAAGTCATTAAGGTATCTTGATTTGAGTTCAAACAACTTTGGAGGGAATCAAATTCCAAAGTTCTTTGGATCTTTTCGAAAATTGAGATACCTTAATTTGTCGAATGCTGGTTTTGGTGGACCTGTTCCTCCTCACATTGGAAATCTTTCAAGATTGCATTTTCTTGATCTTAGTAGTTACTCAATTAATGAACCATTTGCTAACAACTTGAAATGGCTCATTGGACTTCAATCTTTGAAGTATCTTAATTTAGGTAGTGTGGATTTGTCTAAGGTGAAGAACCATTGGCTTCAGTCTGTCGATATGATTCCTTCCCTTCTAGAGTTGCATTTgccacaatgcatgctttcaaatCTTCCGTTGTCTTTTGAGTTCTTCAATCTCTCTTCACTGTTAGTCCTTGATCTCTCGAACAATGGGTTCAGCTCATTATTCCCATCTTGGTTATCTAAGCTTGGAAAACTTGCTTATCTTGATTTGAACTCGAATGTTCTTCGAGGTGCTATTCCAATTGAACTTGCAAACATGACTTCACTCCAGACACTTGACTTATATGGGAATTCTTTCCTGGAGGGTCAGTTGCATGAGCAACTGGGAAATCTGTGCAACCTAAGAGAATTGGATCTTTCTCTAAACAATTTCACAGGCGATATAACCAAATTCATCGATGGTCTTTCTAGGTGCAACGAAAGCAAGCTAGAGAGGCTGAACTTGGGATATAATGCTGGATTGGGTGGAACTCTTCCACATTCTATCGGATTCTTGAAAAATCTCAAGTATATTGAGTTATGGAAGAATTCATTTGTTGGTATGATCCCTGATTCGATTGGAAATTTGTCATCATTGGAGTATTTGATCCTTGTATGGAACCAAATGAGTGGACAAATTCCAGTCACTTTAGGGAAACTTTCAAAGTTGGTTGTCCTAGAcctttttgaaaataattggTGGGGTGTCATCACAGAAGCTCACTTCACAAACTTGACTAGTTTGAAGGAGTTGTATATATCCTCAAACTCATTACCTCCTAGTCCTCCTTTGGTTGCAAACGTTGACACTGAGTGGATTCCTCCTTTTAGTCTCCAGTATCTCAAGTTCAGGTCATGTCGATTTGGTCCTAAATTTCCTATGTGGATCAGACATTTTACTGAATTGCAAACTTTAACGTTCAGGCGTGCTGGATTTTCAGATACTCTCCCTGATTGGTTGTGGGAAATGAACTGGGAACTTGAAGAACTGGATTTTGGTTATAATCAACTTAAGGGCAGAGTGCCTACTACTCTAAAATTTAAGCCTGGTTCCACTGTCTATTTAATGTCTAACCTTTTTGAAGGTCCAATTCCATCTTGGTCCTCAAATGTAGCCTCGATAAGCCTGAGTAACAATTCATTTTCAGGACCTGTTCCTTTTGATATTGGCTACAGATATCCAGATTTGACTGACTTggatctttctcaaaactctctcaatGGAACCATTCCCTTGTCCATTAGCAAAATCACCAACTTGGTAACTTTGGTTCTCTCGAATAATCATCTTACCGGAGAAATCCCTGATTTTTGGGATGAAGTACCAATTTTGTACACATTAGACCTGTCAAACAACAGTTTTATTGGCCGCGTCCCAAGCACCCTAAGTACTCTTAATTCCCTCAGATTCTTAATGCTAAGTAACAATCATCTTTCTGGGGAGTTCCCTCTTGGTTTCCAAAATTTCTCTTCAATGATCACTCTTGATCTTGGAAACAACCAATTTTCAGGAGAACTTCCTTCCTGGATAGGAGAAAAGATGCCAGTGTTGTTGGCCTTGAGCCTTCAATCGAACATGTTCAAAGGAGAGATTCCAAGGGAATTCTGCAACATGACATCACTTCATTTTATAGATGTTGGTTCCAACAATCTCTCTGGAAAAATCCCGTCTTGTTTTGGGAATCTGAAGGGCATGACTTTGGATCCAGAATCTCAACGTTATGAAGGTCAATTGAACGTATTCTCCAAGGGGAGAGATCTCTTATACAAGGATAATCTTTATCTTGTGAATGGCATAATCCTTTCAGGCAACCATTTAACTGGTGAGCTACCAGAAGAATTGACAAATCTTTCCAGGATGAATACCCTGAATTTGTCCATGAATCATTTGAGTGGAAAGATCCCTGAAGAAATTGAGAGGTTGAGACAATTGGAAACTCTTGATCTCTCTAGGAATGAGATTCATGGCACCATCCCAGCAGGCATGACAAGCTTAACATTACTGACTCACTTGAATCTCTCGCACAATCACTTGTCAGGTAGAGTTCCCACAGCTAACCAATTTAACACCTTCAATGACCCTTCGATATACACGGGCAATCCTGATCTCTGTGGAGATCCATTGCAAAACAAATGCAAGgatgaaacagaagaagaaCCTGATCTTCATCAGGATCCTCCTTATCATTCTTCTCCTAGTGAATTTGGAGAAATGGGGTTCTTTGTCAGTATCGGAGTAGGATTTGTTGTGGGATTCTGGGGAGTATGCGCGAttctaataataaaaagttCATGGAGGCATGCCTATTTTCAGTTTGTTGGTTATTTGGGAGATAagttttttgtcattttcattcTGCCTTGCGCTAGTTGGAGGAGATCCAGAAGCTAG
- the LOC125875932 gene encoding probable LRR receptor-like serine/threonine-protein kinase At1g07650, producing MKILFLQSFFFFLFLVFFTVLAATSKSKLPQEEVKALKVIAKKFGKRDWDFNKDPCSGEGNWSTAITVKGFESSVACDCSFNNNSTCHITSIALKAQNLSANIPPEFAQLRHLKHLDLSRNYLNGSIPFQWASLRLLDLSFMGNHLSGPFPKVLTRITTLRNLSIEGNKFSGTIPPEIGNLVHMEKLVLSSNKLTGALPATLAKLTNLTDMRINDNNFTGKIPKFISSWTKIEKLHIQGCSLEGPIPSSISFLTSLIDLRISDLKGGKSGFPPLDNLESIKILVLRNCFIHGEMPEYIGEMKKLKTLDLSFNSLSGEIPSTFVHLSKVDFIYLTANKLTGLVPGWILNRNKNIDVSNNNFTWETSPFECPRGNQNLVESYSALGQESNKIHPCLKQNFPCSEPIDRQQYSMHINCGGKEVTIKNGTKYTNYEADLEPRGASMYYSRHNWAFSSTGNFMDNDIESDVYINTNVSALQNVKAPELELYTTARISPLSLTYYGQCLMNGNYTVKLHFAEIIFTNDTSFNSLGERIFDVYLQENLVLKDFNIAKEAGGPGKPIVKTFTVNVTSHTLKIHFYWAGRGTTGIPFRGVYGPLISAISVVNNFPPPLPARLPAHLPADQKSKINVGIIAGIIAGSVFLVLLIIGILYKRGCLGENVSTDRELKGLDLQAGLFTLRQIKAATKNFDPANKIGEGGFGSVYKGLLSDGTVIAVKQLSAKSKQGTREFLNEIGMISAVQHPNLVKLYGCCIQGNQLLLVYEYMENNCVSRVLFGKGPIGKMKLDWSTRKKICLGIARGLAYLHEESSLKIVHRDIKTSNILLDKDFNPKISDFGLAKLHEDDTTHISTRIAGTVGYMAPEYAMRGYLTSKADIYSYGVVALEIISGKSNTNYRPTEDCVYLLDWAYVLQERGSILELVDPDLGSDYSSQEAIVLLNVALLCTNAAPTLRPIMSQVVSMLQGQTLVQDVLSDPGMSTSGSGFRSTRSHFWQTQSLTDGTLTDSTLSTGNAEEIGILQRVEPNVSNS from the exons atgaagattttgtttcttcaatccttcttcttttttctttttcttgttttcttcacAGTTTTAGCAGCAACTTCAAAATCTAAGCTCCCACAAGAAGAAG TGAAAGCCTTGAAAGTGATTGCAAAAAAGTTTGGGAAAAGAGATTGGGATTTTAACAAAGATCCTTGTAGTGGAGAAGGAAATTGGAGTACTGCTATTACTGTTAAAGGATTTGAGAGCTCTGTTGCTTGTGATTGCTCTTTTAACAACAATTCCACCTGCCATATCACCTCCAT AGCTTTGAAAGCACAGAATCTTTCAGCAAATATTCCACCAGAATTCGCGCAACTTCGCCATCTTAAGCACTT GGACCTCAGTCGCAATTATCTCAATGGTTCAATCCCATTTCAATGGGCATCACTACGCTTGCTTGACCT TTCTTTCATGGGAAACCACTTGTCTGGTCCATTTCCAAAAGTTCTCACCCGAATTACGACGCTTAGGAACCT GAGCATTGAAGGAAACAAATTTTCAGGAACAATACCTCCAGAAATCGGCAACTTGGTTCATATGGAAAAACT CGTGCTATCATCAAATAAATTAACTGGAGCTTTGCCAGCCACACTAGCCAAGCTAACCAACTTAACTGATAT GAGGATAAACGACAACAATTTTACTGGAAAGATACCAAAATTTATCAGCAGCTGGACAAAAATTGAGAAACT GCATATACAAGGCTGTTCTCTTGAGGGTCCCATTCCTTCCTCTATATCTTTCCTGACAAGTTTAATTGATTT AAGGATCAGTGATCTAAAAGGTGGAAAATCTGGTTTTCCACCATTAGATAACCTAGAATCCATAAAAATACT AGTACTAAGAAATTGCTTTATTCATGGAGAAATGCCTGAATATATTGGGGaaatgaagaaattgaagaCACT GGACCTTAGTTTTAACAGCCTGTCTGGTGAGATTCCATCAACTTTTGTACACCTATCCAAAGTAGATTTTAT ATATTTGACAGCAAACAAACTTACTGGACTTGTTCCTGGATGGATTTTAAACAGAAACAAGAACAT AGATGTTTCAAATAACAATTTTACATGGGAAACCTCACCTTTTGAATGTCCCCGTGGAAATCA AAACTTGGTGGAGAGCTATTCTGCATTGGGACAAGAATC AAACAAAATTCATCCTTGCCTGAAGCAGAATTTCCCTTGTTCTGAGCCAATAGATCGGC AACAATATTCTATGCACATTAATTGTGGAGGCAAAGAGGTAACCATCAAGAATGGTACAAAATACACAAACTATGAAGCTGATTTAGAACCCAGAGGTGCTTCTATGTATTATTCAAGACATAACTGGGCGTTTAGCAGTACAGGAAATTTTATGGACAACGACATTGAGTCTGATGTCTATATCAATACCAATGTCTCTGCCCTGCAAAATGTCAAGGCCCCTGAACTGGAACTATACACTACTGCACGTATATCTCCCCTCTCCCTCACATATTATGGACAATGTCTAATGAATGGAAACTACACTGTCAAGCTCCATTTTGCGGAGATAATATTCACAAATGATACTTCATTCAACAGCCTTGGAGAGCGTATATTTGATGTCTACTTGCAG GAAAATTTGGTGTTGAAGGATTTTAACATTGCAAAAGAGGCTGGTGGGCCTGGTAAGCCCATTGTGAAGACGTTCACTGTGAATGTGACAAGCCACACGCTGAAGATACATTTTTACTGGGCAGGAAGAGGGACTACAGGAATTCCATTTAGAGGGGTTTATGGTCCTCTAATTTCAGCTATATCAGTTGTTAATA ATTTTCCCCCTCCTCTGCCTGCTCGTCTGCCTGCTCATCTGCCTGCAGATCAAAAGAGTAAAATTAATGTTGGCATAATTGCCGGCATAATCGCTGGATCAGTATTTCTTGTCCTTCTGATTATTGGTATCTTGTACAAGAGAGGCTGTCTAGGCGAAAATGTATCTACTGATAGAG AACTTAAAGGACTGGATCTACAAGCTGGACTATTTACTCTCAGACAGATCAAAGCCGCGACAAAGAATTTTGACCCAGCAAACAAGATAGGGGAAGGTGGTTTTGGTTCAGTTTATAAG GGTCTATTATCTGATGGAACAGTAATTGCGGTGAAGCAACTTTCTGCAAAGTCAAAACAAGGAACTCGAGAATTTTTGAATGAAATAGGGATGATCTCTGCTGTACAACATCCAAATCTTGTAAAGCTTTATGGATGCTGCATTCAAGGAAACCAATTATTGCTAGTCTATGAGTACATGGAAAATAACTGTGTATCTCGTGTTCTTTTTG GCAAAGGTCCAATTGGCAAAATGAAATTAGACTGGTCTACTCGGAAAAAAATTTGCCTAGGAATTGCAAGAGGTTTAGCATATCTCCATGAGGAGTCGAGCCTGAAGATAGTCCACAGAGACATCAAGACCAGTAATATTTTGCTTGACAAGGACTTCAATCCAAAAATATCTGATTTTGGCTTGGCAAAACTACATGAGGATGATACTACCCACATTAGTACCAGGATTGCAGGAACTGT GGGTTACATGGCTCCAGAATATGCGATGCGAGGCTACTTAACTAGCAAAGCAGATATTTACAGCTATGGAGTTGTTGCATTGGAGATTATTAGTGGGAAAAGCAATACAAATTATAGGCCAACGGAAGATTGTGTTTATCTTCTTGACTGG GCTTATGTTTTGCAAGAGCGCGGGAGTATATTGGAATTGGTTGATCCAGACTTGGGTTCTGACTACTCATCACAAGAAGCAATTGTGTTACTGAATGTTGCCCTTTTATGCACTAATGCAGCTCCAACACTTAGACCAATAATGTCTCAAGTGGTAAGCATGCTCCAAGGCCAAACTCTTGTTCAGGATGTCCTTTCTGATCCAGGGATGTCAACAAGCGGTTCAGGATTCAGATCAACGAGAAGTCACTTCTGGCAAACTCAAAGCCTAACTGATGGTACGCTTACTGATTCCACTCTCTCAACTGGAAATGCGGAAGAAATTGGCATTCTTCAAAGAGTAGAGCCTAATGTATCTAACAGTTAA
- the LOC125876936 gene encoding protein trichome birefringence-like 42, with protein MFVGDSLGQNQWVSLACMLHVSLPQAKYSMDKIGKIYTFTLLEYNIWLLFLGNPLIVDTVTQKGSRVLKIDSISSGNIWKQMDVLVFNTWHWWDRKGKKQTWNVIQEGNITYKDMDRMELYKKGLNTWAKWADSNLNSTKTRIFFQGVSPDHEGCKGKTGPAQSPGNIHPGEIELEKVLKTMSKLFVRLINITRLSQYRSDGHQSIYSNSMDCIHWCLPGVPDAWNQLLYHFLIS; from the exons ATGTTTGTTGGGGATTCACTTGGTCAAAATCAATGGGTTTCTCTTGCATGTATGCTTCATGTTTCACTACCACAAGCCAAGTATAGCATGGACAAAATTGGAAAGATTTATACATTCACCCTTTTG GAATACAATATTTGGTTATTGTTCCTTGGGAATCCACTCATTGTTGATACTGTTACTCAAAAAGGCTCAAGGGTACTCAAGATTGATTCAATTAGTTCTGGAAATATTTGGAAACAAATGGATGTATTGGTTTTTAATACATGGCATTGGTGGGATCGCAAAGGGAAAAAACAAAC TTGGAATGTGATTCAAGAAGGGAATATTACGTATAAAGATATGGATAGAATGGAACTTTATAAGAAAGGATTAAATACATGGGCCAAATGGGCTGATTCTAATCTTAATTCAACAAAAACAAGAATCTTTTTTCAAGGAGTTTCTCCTGATCATGAGGG aTGTAAAGGAAAAACAGGACCAGCACAAAGTCCAGGAAATATACATCCAGGAgaaatagagctagaaaaagttttgaaaacTATGTCAAAACTATTCGTCCGTTTGATCAACATAACAAGATTATCACAATACAGATCAGACGGCCATCAATCCATCTATAGTAATAGCATGGATTGTATTCATTGGTGTCTACCTGGGGTCCCTGATGCATGGAATCAACTCctttatcattttcttatttcataa